A section of the Pseudomonas sp. Q1-7 genome encodes:
- a CDS encoding YceD family protein: MLNGPIPPHVDPRKLADREVTLEGDIALASLERLCEPLADNAGSIRASLAFGRDERRTVTIRSRIDVEVKMVCQRCLELVALNIHSECDYAVVREGADSQSLPKGYDVLEVGEDPLDLMTLVEDELLLALPIVPAHDPEDCQQPAGLEEPEPSENEVSRSNPFSVLAQLKRDPNV; this comes from the coding sequence ATGTTGAATGGGCCGATTCCACCTCATGTAGATCCGCGCAAGTTGGCGGACCGCGAAGTCACTCTTGAAGGTGACATTGCGCTCGCCAGCCTGGAGCGACTCTGCGAACCCCTTGCGGACAACGCGGGCAGCATTCGTGCGAGCCTGGCGTTTGGTCGCGACGAGCGTCGCACTGTCACCATCCGCAGTCGGATCGACGTCGAGGTCAAGATGGTTTGCCAGCGTTGTCTGGAGCTGGTTGCCCTGAACATCCACAGCGAATGCGATTACGCGGTGGTGAGGGAAGGGGCTGACAGTCAGTCGCTGCCGAAGGGCTATGACGTGCTGGAAGTGGGAGAGGATCCTCTGGATCTGATGACTCTGGTCGAGGATGAGCTGCTGCTCGCCCTGCCCATAGTTCCGGCCCATGACCCTGAAGATTGCCAGCAGCCGGCGGGCCTTGAAGAGCCCGAGCCGAGCGAGAACGAGGTTTCGCGGTCCAACCCGTTCAGCGTACTGGCGCAGTTAAAGCGTGACCCAAACGTTTAG
- a CDS encoding Maf family protein, protein MPPLVLASSSPYRRELLERLRLPFTWGAPAIDESRHAGEPAEQLVRRLALEKARALASQHPRHLIIGSDQVAVLGEQILGKPHNFERARDQLLAASGNHVSFLTGLALLNSATGQYQVDCIPFTVHFRELDDARIQRYLAAEQPFDCAGSFKAEGLGVSLFRATEGQDATSLVGLPLIRLVDMLLAEGAQIP, encoded by the coding sequence ATGCCGCCCCTGGTGCTCGCCTCCAGCTCTCCCTACCGCCGCGAACTGCTCGAACGCCTGCGTCTGCCTTTTACCTGGGGAGCGCCAGCCATCGACGAAAGCCGCCACGCCGGGGAGCCAGCCGAACAACTGGTACGCCGCCTGGCCCTGGAGAAGGCCCGCGCCCTGGCCAGCCAACACCCCAGGCACCTGATCATCGGCTCCGACCAGGTCGCCGTGCTGGGCGAGCAGATCCTCGGCAAACCCCACAACTTCGAACGGGCCCGCGATCAACTCCTGGCCGCCAGCGGCAACCATGTCAGCTTCCTCACCGGCCTCGCCCTGCTGAACAGCGCCACCGGCCAGTACCAGGTGGATTGCATCCCTTTCACCGTGCATTTCCGCGAACTGGATGACGCACGCATCCAACGCTACCTGGCAGCCGAACAACCCTTCGACTGCGCCGGGAGCTTCAAGGCCGAAGGGCTGGGCGTCAGCCTCTTTCGCGCCACCGAGGGCCAGGACGCCACCAGCCTGGTGGGCCTGCCACTGATCCGACTGGTGGACATGCTGCTCGCCGAGGGCGCGCAGATTCCCTGA